Proteins found in one Methanobrevibacter ruminantium genomic segment:
- a CDS encoding methanogenesis marker 9 domain-containing protein, whose amino-acid sequence MAWENSPSHICRGGDVRGLAFCCPPVKPCPIMGALKEVGLTPQEFLDIKQKFARETRLGEGPATCFGSLVWCCKTSKPCPLRDMTLNQIGMSEDEYMNLKKELSEVILAAGTPPTSNEAVFALSQTFDISEAEAEKVLADCNNDLRMAVKLLKLKQLEEK is encoded by the coding sequence ATGGCATGGGAAAATTCACCGTCACATATTTGTAGAGGAGGAGATGTAAGAGGACTCGCATTCTGTTGTCCTCCTGTAAAACCTTGCCCTATTATGGGAGCTTTAAAAGAAGTTGGATTAACTCCTCAAGAATTCTTAGACATTAAACAAAAATTTGCAAGAGAAACTAGATTAGGCGAAGGTCCTGCAACCTGTTTCGGATCACTCGTATGGTGTTGTAAAACTTCAAAACCTTGTCCTTTAAGAGACATGACCTTAAATCAAATAGGCATGAGCGAAGACGAATATATGAATCTCAAAAAGGAATTGTCTGAAGTGATTTTAGCAGCAGGAACACCACCTACCTCAAATGAAGCAGTATTTGCACTTTCACAAACCTTTGACATAAGTGAAGCAGAAGCTGAAAAAGTTCTTGCAGACTGTAACAATGACTTAAGAATGGCTGTAAAACTATTAAAACTTAAACAATTAGAAGAAAAATAA
- the hemA gene encoding glutamyl-tRNA reductase: MIINIRVDHTLADIETMEKVSKDLKKLFSTLKEQIDIKEYIEINTCNRYEYFLYTDDYNELDLDCENKYVIIQYSDEAVLHLFRMTSGLESLIIGEDQILGQVKDSKRKSEKEGHCGKKLDAVFTKAIHVGQVVRNKTKINQGSISIGSAAVDLAEENLGDLQDKNVLVIGAGKMGTLVAKALAEKNLKAIFVANRTYYKAIKLAEELDGEAILFDNLEEKLLNADLVISSTGAPHAIINKARLLKVFDEKIPKKIVFIDIANPRDIEEDVKEIGIDLFNIDDLRGIAEKNKKLREKEVIEAEKIIKNEFDLLKESFNLIEINSLLGSLRESMEEIRQRESQKGIVKLNSIDAKDIKTIDKMTQSIVNKIFYDISENIRKTAKNNEEDYIRICEMILKGD; encoded by the coding sequence TTGATAATCAATATACGTGTAGACCATACTCTTGCAGATATAGAAACTATGGAAAAGGTATCAAAAGACTTAAAAAAACTCTTTTCCACTTTAAAAGAACAAATAGACATTAAAGAATATATTGAAATCAATACATGCAATAGATATGAGTATTTCCTTTATACCGATGATTACAATGAACTTGACTTAGACTGCGAAAACAAATATGTCATAATACAATATAGTGATGAAGCAGTTTTGCATTTATTCAGAATGACCTCCGGTTTGGAATCCCTGATTATCGGTGAAGACCAAATCTTAGGGCAAGTTAAGGATTCCAAAAGGAAAAGTGAAAAGGAAGGTCATTGCGGCAAGAAATTGGATGCCGTTTTCACAAAGGCAATCCATGTTGGTCAAGTTGTAAGAAACAAGACTAAAATCAATCAGGGGTCAATTTCCATCGGTTCAGCGGCTGTTGATCTTGCAGAAGAAAATCTCGGAGATTTGCAAGATAAGAATGTACTTGTTATTGGTGCAGGAAAGATGGGAACCCTTGTTGCTAAGGCATTGGCTGAAAAGAACTTGAAAGCTATTTTTGTTGCAAACAGAACTTATTACAAAGCTATTAAACTGGCAGAGGAACTTGATGGAGAAGCAATTCTCTTTGATAACTTGGAAGAAAAGTTACTCAATGCAGATCTTGTAATCAGTTCCACTGGAGCGCCTCATGCAATCATCAATAAAGCAAGGCTATTGAAAGTATTTGATGAAAAAATACCTAAAAAGATCGTTTTCATTGATATTGCAAATCCAAGAGACATTGAAGAGGATGTGAAAGAAATAGGCATTGACTTATTTAACATCGACGACTTAAGGGGAATTGCAGAAAAAAATAAAAAGCTTCGTGAGAAAGAGGTTATCGAAGCAGAAAAGATAATCAAAAATGAGTTTGATTTACTTAAAGAATCCTTTAATTTAATTGAAATAAATTCATTACTTGGTAGTTTAAGAGAGTCTATGGAAGAGATAAGGCAACGTGAGAGCCAAAAAGGCATAGTTAAACTAAATAGTATAGATGCGAAGGATATAAAAACCATAGATAAGATGACTCAGTCCATAGTCAACAAAATATTTTATGACATTTCTGAAAACATCAGAAAAACAGCAAAAAATAATGAAGAGGACTACATAAGAATATGTGAAATGATTTTAAAAGGAGACTGA
- the atwA gene encoding methyl coenzyme M reductase system, component A2, whose translation MSFITLKNINKSFNGEPVLKDINLTIEEGSTLGILGRSGSGKSVLINMLRGTKEYAPDSGQVLFNLAICENKKCLHVEPASKAGEKCPECGAELKAKEIDFWNADRLEKVAIRRRISIMLQRNFALYDEQSVIENVLNAMGDEGRYEEENIYNAIDLLEMVQMSHRVTHIARDLSGGEKQRVVLARQLAKNPMLLLADEPTGTLDPQTAEKLHQTLIEGVKDEGISMVITSHWPEVMNQLADDAIWLDKGEIIEHGHPDVIVPKFLETVPQAEQVEKVEHTEEIIRVKDIKKHYYSIERGVVKAVDGVSLTINQGEIYGIVGLSGSGKTTLTRMMIGLTEPSAGELEIKLGDDWIDMKKPGPLNRGRVTPYLGLLHQEYSLYPHRDILGNLTDAISLNLPAEFAKIKAAHILETVGFEKEKSMSILSKWQDELSGGERHRVALAQVLIKEPNIVVLDEPTGTMDPVTRIIVTNSILKARDELDQTFVIISHDMDFVLDVCDKASLMRGGKLLSTGTPEEIVAELTGEEKADMIKDH comes from the coding sequence ATGTCTTTCATAACTTTAAAAAATATTAATAAGTCATTTAATGGGGAACCAGTTCTTAAAGATATTAACTTAACAATAGAAGAAGGTTCTACCTTAGGTATTCTCGGTAGAAGTGGTAGTGGAAAATCTGTTTTAATCAACATGCTAAGAGGTACTAAAGAATATGCTCCAGACAGTGGACAAGTACTCTTTAACTTAGCAATCTGTGAAAATAAAAAATGCTTGCATGTTGAACCTGCTTCAAAGGCTGGCGAAAAATGTCCAGAATGTGGAGCTGAATTAAAAGCTAAGGAAATTGATTTCTGGAATGCTGACAGATTGGAAAAGGTTGCAATCAGAAGAAGAATTTCCATTATGCTTCAAAGAAACTTTGCATTATACGATGAACAAAGCGTAATTGAAAACGTATTGAATGCAATGGGTGACGAAGGCAGATACGAAGAAGAGAATATTTACAACGCTATTGACTTATTGGAAATGGTTCAAATGAGTCACAGGGTTACTCACATTGCTCGTGACTTAAGTGGAGGAGAAAAGCAAAGAGTTGTACTTGCAAGACAATTGGCTAAAAACCCAATGTTGCTTTTAGCTGACGAACCAACAGGTACATTAGACCCACAAACTGCTGAAAAGCTTCACCAAACCTTGATTGAAGGCGTAAAAGATGAAGGAATCAGTATGGTGATCACTTCCCACTGGCCAGAAGTTATGAATCAATTAGCTGATGATGCAATATGGTTAGATAAAGGGGAAATCATTGAACATGGACACCCAGATGTCATCGTTCCAAAATTCCTTGAAACCGTACCTCAAGCGGAACAAGTGGAAAAGGTTGAGCACACCGAAGAGATAATTAGAGTGAAAGACATTAAGAAACATTACTATTCCATTGAAAGAGGAGTGGTTAAAGCTGTAGACGGTGTAAGTTTAACAATCAATCAAGGAGAAATCTACGGTATTGTTGGACTTAGTGGATCCGGAAAAACCACCTTAACCAGAATGATGATTGGTTTGACTGAACCAAGTGCTGGAGAACTTGAAATCAAGTTAGGTGATGATTGGATTGACATGAAAAAACCAGGTCCATTAAACAGAGGCCGTGTAACTCCATACTTAGGTTTATTACACCAAGAATACTCATTATATCCTCACAGAGACATTTTAGGTAACTTGACTGATGCTATCAGTTTGAACTTGCCTGCAGAATTTGCAAAAATCAAGGCAGCGCATATCCTTGAAACTGTAGGATTTGAAAAGGAAAAATCCATGAGCATCTTATCCAAATGGCAAGATGAGTTAAGTGGAGGAGAAAGACACAGAGTAGCTCTTGCACAAGTGTTAATCAAGGAACCAAACATTGTCGTATTGGATGAACCAACAGGTACTATGGACCCAGTTACAAGAATCATCGTAACCAATTCCATCTTAAAGGCAAGAGACGAATTGGACCAAACCTTTGTAATTATTTCTCACGATATGGATTTCGTATTGGATGTTTGTGACAAGGCAAGCTTAATGAGAGGAGGAAAACTCCTCAGTACTGGAACTCCAGAAGAAATCGTTGCAGAATTAACTGGTGAAGAAAAAGCAGATATGATTAAGGATCACTAA
- a CDS encoding precorrin-2 dehydrogenase/sirohydrochlorin ferrochelatase family protein, which produces MGKTSLFFEVENKNVFILGTGEVATRRAHRFLDKGANVILAGNSIDEELTKKGAILTPLKDLDEMVKWSDIVITASGDEKLCEYIASISQGKLINRADKPDEGNIIAPTSFLIDDIEISIYTNGQSPLMARELRKKIQSIITEEDILEIKLQDHARKILKEKVDDQKVRREYLESILNNEKIKNCLKENKLDEAKRLVEIIINSDLS; this is translated from the coding sequence ATGGGAAAAACTTCTCTTTTCTTTGAAGTGGAAAACAAGAATGTCTTTATTTTAGGCACTGGAGAGGTAGCTACAAGAAGAGCACATCGCTTTTTAGATAAAGGAGCCAATGTGATATTGGCAGGAAATTCAATTGATGAGGAATTAACTAAAAAAGGAGCTATTTTAACACCTTTAAAAGACCTTGATGAAATGGTTAAATGGAGTGACATAGTGATTACCGCAAGCGGTGATGAAAAGCTATGCGAATACATCGCATCCATCAGCCAAGGAAAATTAATTAACAGAGCAGACAAACCTGATGAAGGAAATATAATAGCCCCTACAAGTTTCTTGATAGATGATATCGAGATATCCATTTACACAAATGGGCAAAGTCCTTTAATGGCTAGAGAACTTAGAAAGAAAATACAATCAATCATTACAGAAGAGGATATCCTTGAGATAAAGCTTCAAGATCATGCAAGAAAAATCCTTAAGGAAAAAGTAGATGACCAAAAGGTGAGAAGGGAATATCTTGAGAGTATTCTAAACAATGAGAAAATTAAGAATTGCCTAAAGGAAAACAAATTAGATGAAGCTAAAAGGCTTGTAGAAATCATAATTAACTCTGACTTATCATAA